The following proteins are co-located in the Solanum pennellii chromosome 1, SPENNV200 genome:
- the LOC107020939 gene encoding uncharacterized protein LOC107020939, producing MGIKDQSPIFSAILLSSRNLSPLFLLPLRSLHFFRRDSHRQGLLASTHLPSSSSSSSLPLPARQNNDTLSSELKQKLARTTTQRRQRLWQRRAGQPAAASRRDSSSSTPEAAAQREKTTKKQLGRALLLSYFWPAGSANERRRFYSDLNISVAFKMNLNRSVWVELEVQVEELP from the exons ATGGGAATAAAG GACCAAAGCCCTATCTTTTCCGCTATTCTCCTTTCCTCTCGAAATCTGTCGCCTCTATTTCTCCTTCCCCTTCgttctcttcattttttccGGCGAGACAGCCACCGGCAAGGCCTGCTGGCCTCCACACATCTcccttcctcttcttcttcttcttctcttcctctTCCGGCGAGGCAAAACAACGATACTCTGAGCAGCGAACTCAAGCAGAAGCTCGCGAGAACAACCACTCAACGCAGACAACGACTCTGGCAAAGGCGAGCAGGACAACCGGCAGCAGCATCTCGACGAGACAGCAGCAGCAGCACACCAGAAGCAGCAGCTCAGCgagaaaaaacaacaaagaagCAACTCGGGCGAGCCCTGCTTCTTTCTTATTTCTGGCCAGCAGGTTCAGCAAATGAACGACGTAGATTCTACTCAGACCTCAATATTTCGGTTGCTTTTAAGATGAATCTCAACAGATCCGTCTGG GTTGAACtcgaagttcaagttgaagagTTGCCATGA